Within Natator depressus isolate rNatDep1 chromosome 6, rNatDep2.hap1, whole genome shotgun sequence, the genomic segment TGTTGTAGGACATTTTCCCACGCCAGTCAGTGCTAACtttggcaggcaccattgcagcacGCAGGCTCGCGGCATGTGGGCCTGGACAGCTTCAGCACATCAGCAGTATCTGTGCTCTCTGTgactttgttaccctcaggagtgagatctCAGCTAAAATCATCACCGCCTGTgggaaatggtgccagtattcagtgctcTTGGCCTACactcatagtttcatgcaaccaagcaattgcctcctcatttccctcactTCTAGCAAGCCATATTCAATATCGCTGCCGCTGTGAGTAGCACCATGCATAAGCATTCCAAAGCAGAAATGTCAGcaagcatgtcttgtttaaaactttaggggagcaaaAGAAGGGAGTTCTGAACCTTAACTTTTACTTTTCATCGTGACTATACTGATAACAGTGCCTGCAGCTGCACACATTGCAGACTGTATGGAGAAggaaggcccaggagtcccagcaggaaaaggagagggagatgcaccaggacataatggggcttctccagcagcaagtCAAAATGCTGGAaactcttgtggacctacaggttcaCCAATCCCGAGCTCCTCTCCTTTTGCAGTCCCTGGAGAACTCCATTGCAGCACTTCCCTACACACCCCCGTGACACATGGCATCAGGGGGGCCATGTCCCTATTCTACCCCAGGGAACATTAAGGACAACCAGTTTCACACCTACTGACCTGGGAGAGCCACAGCTGCTGTATGTGTAGGTAACATGGGCATTACaattctttccccttgttaagttCTGTTTCATTAATGTATTAAGTTTtcaatgtatttgcttttaaatttcacagatttttctttgcactgattttgttactgaataaaaattattatttggaAAACGATTCATCTTTATTGGTTCACAATATATGCTGCAGAGTGCCTAACACCCACTTACTTGATACTCACAGGCTCAGTAACAAACAGTGTAATtatcataaatgtacagcaaacaCCACAAAATTACTAGATGCATTGTCAGAGTTATATTCACAGATGcacaccaagcaccacacaattcctaacaggccccaaaaCAGCAGGCCAGGTAGAGCACAATACGCCACCACACattgctgagtttgaacagccagacacaagggctattagaagagctcaactTGGAGCTTTATGggtcagggaggctttgaaagagcattttaacagtgaagacacagtaaacagcagttccagctccacctccacctcagcaacttttccccctttgcttcacaattATTATGCAGAACGCAGCAGGCAGCTATAGCCATTGGGATGCTTTTTTCACTGAGATCTAATCTTGTGAATAAAAAGCACCAgcgtcccttcaatctaccaaaagtttattcaactgtcattctgcatctgctAAGCTGGAAGCTGAATCTTTCCCTAGTGCTGTCGAGATGgctggtgtacagcttcatgagccagaggtaggctgggtcccgcGGGACCACTATTGGAATTTCAACATAGTCAGTAATAATCCACCAGTCCAGAAAGAAAGTCCCTgattgtagctttctgaacagtcctgtctttttaaagatgggagcatcatgcacctttcctgaccagccaacactgatgttggtgaagcatCCCCGGTGATCCACTCACACTTGCATAACTATAGAAAAGTAGCTCTTTCTGTTTTATGTATTCTGTGGCAAGATGGTCTGATGCCAAAATGGGGAACTGTGCGCTGTCTATTGCTCTACTGCAATTCTGGATCCCAtagctgcaaatccatccactgtgtcctgcacattgccaagagtcacagtcctgcatagcaggagatgattaatggtcctgcacacttgcatgacagtgGCCCCCATGGTGAATTTTCTaattccaaaatgatttcccactgattgGTAGCAATTGaacattgcaagtttccacagtgtgatcACCACTCATTTCTCCGGTGCCAGTGCAGCTCCCGTTTTGATGTCTCTGAGCTGGAGGGCTGGAGCGAGCTCgaaacacagatccaggaatgtggaaTTGCACATCCGAAAGTTCTGTTGTCATTGCTTGTCATCCCAAGCCTACATTACAATGTGAtctcaccagtcagtgctcatttctcggGCCAAGAACGGACACTCCCCCATCTGCAgatgctctgtgaatgccaccaacaaccttgaattggttctcgctatgtcccacagcaatctgacTGTCAGGCAATCATCATGTTCCCTGCTGATTCAGTTATTCTTGCAGCTCTGCTAATACCGGGGGATCGTGCATCCTCTGCTTGCAACATGTATGACAATaatgcagagctgtgcagacTCCATggttctgtcagagatggcagacagcgAGGAGCATGGTGCAGGTtcgtgggatttttaaaaaggcatgaaaattatgggatatagatgacattacaggatggagacagttgcatgctgggaagttgacccctGGTTCCCAGTCACCCCTTCGTGACGtgtttctgccccaccacacattgccaaaacttcccaaaaaaCAGTGCACTGGACAGTGGCAGGATGCATACTGGGATACAAGCCCTCCTGGTGAGTACACGCACCGCCGACACAAGGACCCAAGGATGCATGCACACAAGCGATATACTAACTGCGGAGACTTTATGCCGACATAACTTATgttgaccaaagtttgtagtgaaGAGActcagggtatgcctacactgcaattaaaaacccgcggctggcctgtgccagctgactcagactcgcagggctcaggcaatTTAATTGCGGTGATGTTTGGGCATCAGGGTGATGTTTGGCCTCAGGCTGGTGCCcggactctaggaccctgcgaagtgggagggtcccagagctcaggctgcagcctgagcctgaacatctacaccataattaaacagccccttagcagGAGCTCCAAGAGACAAGGGCCAGCCAGTGTTTGGCTACTGATGTTGTTTGCCCACTTAAGCACTTCCTACAGGACACAGGAGCTGTCTCCTCTCCCAATGGAAGTGTGAGCCTTAGGCATATTGCTCTAGCAGAGCCCTCTGCTGGCTGAACAAGGAGAGGTGCGGATGGGGTTTCAAAAAGATCCTTCTTCCAGaagaagtgagctatagctcacgaaagcttatgctcaaataaattggttagtctctaaggtgccacaagtactccttttctttttgcgaatacagactaacacggctgttactctgaaaccattcttccAGAGGAATTCTCTAGCAGACAAATGTGGTTTCATGAAATGAGAGGAAGATGCTGGTGACCATGTCTGGGAATTACCAGGTACAGAGACATGCCAATGAAATGTAAAGTGATTGGCATGTACtctttaaagcaaagaaaaacaaatgggaTGGAGGTAGAAAGACAGAGGTGCTTTACATTGTGCCATGTATATCCCAACTGCTTGTATTAAAGAGCATTTACATAGTGTAAATATGCTCTTTACCAGGGTACACTATAACTACAGACATTTATacaagcaattatatagcttaatattttcagattcttatttattaattgtacatttttagtatgtttgaaaatgtgaatgatatttcttttatttactagataattaactttttactTATGATTTGTGATATGCTGCATTAGcgtggtaactggaatttaattaaacacacaaaacagcatatgacatttatttttattatgcaaAATAAGCCCTTAATACAGTACACGAACTATTGTGCCACACTTATGAAGCTTGATCTCAAGAGCTGGATGTTTTCCCCTGAttctttatattaaaaaacaGTCTTTAACTCAAGGTTTCTGATATAagctcatggattcagcatatttaaCTTTTATGTAAATATTGAGACATCATCATaagttttgtattaaattcagatttcattttaaaaccagtttatttttaaaaagaaaaattatttaaataacaaagctaaaaaatccagtttaagttttaaaaaaatctaattttttatggtttcaacaaaaaaaaaaaaaattttttatccACCTTGGCCCTATTTTTACAGAAACAGAAATGGAGGTACAGTGTCTGACTTGTATGAGGCCACAGAATGAGAAACCAATAATCCTCGCTCCTTGTCCTCTATTTGACAGAGCATTATCAACTGCTACAACTGGCCATGGAGGACAGGTGCTGTATCCAAGAGGGGGTCTCTCCCACATGTTCTGGAACCTAGTACAGCCATCACTAGACCATAGGCACCAAATGCAATagttaaaaacttattttaactACTTAGACTTAGTTAAGAAGAGCATGAGGGTAAAATTGACATTGAGTCAAAGGATTTTACTGCCCCAGGCAAACGGGAAATATTTGCTCTTCCTCACAGGTCGATTACATTTCTGGCCGGCTGTCAGGTAGAGCTGGCAGTGGatagaaagcagcagcagaaagtaGTCTTCTCTGGAGCCATCAAGGTTGAAGGAGCAAGAAAAtatgatgattttgtttttacaAGAGAGATGAATGTTGGAGCCCAGAAGTTCCATGGAATTTCAGAAGGGGAGAACCAGGGGTGTGCCCAGAGGGGATGAAACAACCCCAAACAGTCTAGAAGTACAGactcagggcctgatcttgctcctactgaagtcaatggcagtttttccattttgcccttgacttcaatagggggAGGAGCCATAGgcggtgagttatatgggcccgtgatgcccatgctccaccaatattcaggaagGTGGGCCTGGCTTCACCAATGTTCgggcttatattttcagagccGTCCCCGTCCATAGGACTGACCAGGGCAACGGCCCCAGGCCCCACGCTTTGCGGGGCCCTGCACTTCAGGAGGATGCAGGGTCCAGGGCGGCCTGGGGAGTTAGCGATGGGCCCGGTGCCGGCAGCAGCGAGCGACCCAGCCAGctccgctccgcctcttcctgtccctgctctgctcccactccactccaccccttccccccaaacccccacctcttcctgctcctgttccgtctcctccccacccccatcccaccccttcccacaaggctcagccctgcctctttctggcttccgccccctcccccaagcaatgCCAGGAGCCGGCGGGGCAGAGCAGGCTGTGGCCGGGTCGCTCgctgctgccagcaccaggccccctgctaaccacccaggccaccctggaccccgcATCCCCCTAAAGCGCGGGGCCCCCAAAGCGCGGGGCCTGGGGTGATTGCCCCAGTCCGTCCTATGTATGGGAcggctctgcttggacccattctgggcaccgcCGAAAATTACACAAACCTGGCGCCCATGGGAGGAGCTGTTTTCAGGTCTAGTCTACATTAGAAAAGGTTTGCTGATAGAGCTATATTGGCAGACCCTCCTACTATAGATGCAGCTTGTAGCTGGCAAAAGAGTGCTTTGGCTGCTATAGCTTATACCTGTGCTCTGAATGGAATAAGCTATAGTGCCAAAAGCACTGGTTTGCCagcataactgcatctacactaggataTAAAAgtattgtaaaaaataaaaaacaacccaCACCTCTCTAATAGTCATTACTATTCTGgcaagttttaagtgtagacctggccttagtgaCAGAGAAGAGAGGGGTTGTGCCGAGGAAATAGCAAGGCCTGTGAACAAGAAAGGAACAGAGCCTGGAGACCTTGTATTGATTTCCATTAACTAACCTTAGGGACACATCACATACGTGCTGTTCCTGAAACGTGGGTTCAGGGTAATGGTGGGCAAGGACACCGTTATAGAAGCAAACAAACTAGCAGCCCGAAGCAGTGCACCTTGACCCACTACTGGTTTAGCAATGAAATTACCGGACAGTAGAGGCAGCTAAGTCCAGCGCAGTGGCAGCCATGCCCCCCTCCTTCTGGCCATTGCCAATGTGGACCAGGTGAAAggagggatttttttgtttattattgttttttttaaatgtacattagCCCACTACTGATTTCAGTTGTTGTTTCACTTGTGGACCAATGACAATTTTAAGCTCTATAACATTTGCTATATCCCATTGAAGAGCTGAGATCCCAAACTCTCCAGTGACACATCAGAGCACCCAATTCTGCAATTGGATCCACTGGAGTGGATCTCTGTGCCATGCAAAGACCCATTGATTCCAAGGGAACTCTAAGAGGGGACAGGAGTTTGCCCACAGCGATCCAActgcaggactgggagccagtatTTGTAATTAGCTCTGAAGATTTATGAAATGGAGACATGAATACTGTGactatgtcacacacacacattttcctaCCATCCAAAGCTTATCTGTGGTAAGTAAGGCAACCTGGCCATGCAGACACAGAGATATGAAAAGCTGTACgaataaaacttttaaaagcacTGGAAATAGCAAGTATTATATTGAATTATAAACAAGACGAGATGGTGTGTGGCTATTTGGGATCATCTACATAACCTGTGAAGGGTTAAAGCATCTCCCCCAAACCCATTACAGTAAACAAGACAGGCTTTATTCCACTACACACCATCATGTTTTCTCGCTGTATATAACAAACACGCAGTTTCAGGAGGGTGTGTAATAGGAGCAGTTCTTCCACTACCtgagtttgtatttttttttttttttttacagaactcCTGACCACAGATTACTTTGTTTGTTTCACAGTCGAGTTCTTCTTATTGCAAAAACCACATCCTCATATTCTGGACTTCAGTCAACATTTACAAGTCtcccctttaaaaaataaagaaaacaaaacttttgtctgcTTTTTAGGCTTTATCCAGACAGCACCTGACACTCTGTTAGCAATCACTGTGTTTCCTGACCTGTGTGAACCAGTGTTTTTGTCCTGTACATGACTAGATTAGACAAGCAGGCTATAGACTAGTTGGAGTGCCCAGAGCACAATTGTCAGATAAACATCCCTTTCCAGAGTAACTATGCTAGCAGCAGTATTTAAACATGGTTTCAACGGTATTGTTGCATGTTCAACATGCGTAACCTGGTCAGACTTCCTATTTCCCTTGGTAGGGCCATCAGGCAGAGGAGCGGAGGCAGGACTATTTGCAGGGAATGGTGAAAATCGATGGTGAAGGCGGCCACGTGTGCTGATTTGTTGGATGGCAGGACAATTCCTTCTCAGACACTCTCAGGCTCTAACAGCTAGTTTCCTTTTGCCCCCATAAATTACCTCTGAGCTATGGACTATGTTTCTCCCTATTTAGTCAGAGCCCTAAGGGCTTGCCAACACGAGACTTTTGTAACTGACTGCCTGTTAACTCGAGGTACAGAAGtctagcatagacataccctgaacgATGCCCATATGAGACACCCAGGAAAGGGAGAGGACAGTCCGTTGGGGTTTTTCCTCGCCAAGTTCCAGTCAGTGCCCCAGAGACAGTTATCTGGCTATGTGCAAGACTCTAAGTGTAAACCATGTAtcctgggaaaggggagggaattTATCAAGCCTGGTACAAGTGTCAAAACACAACCAGGTAACACATGCCAGGATCTACCTTGGGTAAGGGAAAGACAGCAAAGAGGAGAAGAGTCAAGGACTATATTAGCTGCACAAGTAGGCAACAGTACAGCACACCCCTAGTGGAGAGTAGAAAGTCAGCTGTCACCCAGCTGTTTGGAGAAGGTACCTACACAGCTGGACAACAGTACTGTACATTGAACTCCTGGAATGCGGGGTGAGAAGGGAATCAGCTGCCATCCAGCTGTTTGCAAAAATACTAGTTACCTCCAAAGCGGGGCAGCAGTATCTTAATACTACAGGAGCAATTCAGGTGCCATccacctatttttaaaatgcattaaaatctCTGTACAGCTAGGCAATGGTAATATACATGGCATCCTGGAATTAAATTTGGGGGGAAGGAATCAGCTGTCACCCAGATGTTTGCAAAGCTACTAAATTACCTGCACAGCTGGACAGCAGTACATCGCACCCCTAGAGAGGGGAAATCAAGTGTCATCCAGCTGTTTGAAAATTCAAACACAAACAAATCGTCAAGCCTGGATTTTATACCGACCGCCAGCAGCAGACAAACAAAACCATGCACTGGAAATAAACCAGGCAGCGTGTCAGAAACATTAATGAGAAGCAGCTGCCACCAGGGACAAGCGTGGGCTCAGGAGAGAGGGCGCGATCCGCTCCGGAGTGCGTCTGGCGCCCCGCGCAATCTGCTTGGTGCCGCCACAAACCCCGAGCGAAGCCAGAACTCGCCCTGCTGCCATGATTCAAACCACGGAAGTCGTTCCCGGCCCTGCCCCTCTACGCCTGCATTTCTCAGTAATCTCCAGCTCCCGCCCTTCCCGGGGACGGGAGAACGGCTGCAGGCTGGGCTCCtctggagggggaaggaagggctcGGTCCGGATCCCGTTACGCCAGGCACTCGCCCGCCCGCTAGGAAGGCGGAGCAACGGCCCCAGCGGGAGACgggtgcaggcagggagagggtgCGACATCCCCCGCCATGCGCCGGCAGCGCACACTCACCATGCGGATCTGCGTGCTGATGAGAACGTAGGGCATGATCCCGGCTACGCCCGGCCCCAAGGTGGAGTCTAGTGCCCACCGCTCCCGCTCggcctctgcctctgcctccagccccagcttaGCCTCCCACACGTGACATCCTGGCCAGCCGCGGCCACACCCCCGCCCGGGGCAGCCTATAGCCCGAGGGGACTGGGCGCACCTCAGCGGGGGGAGCGGCGCAGGAGCCTTCTCTTTGCCCTCGTGCTGCCGGGgcttctcccagggctggctgcgCTCAATGCCTGGCTGCAAAGGAAGCAGGCGCTCCCCGCACCTGAGCGAGCCTCGCAGAGGCGTTGGCGAGGAGGGCGGCGTAGTGTGTTGCCGCCAGACTGGGGCACTGAACACGAGGGAGCTCTCCAAAGGGCACGGGGAAGCCTGGACGCGTCTGCGGACAAGGCCTacaagcagagggctgggtggaTGGCAAGCTAGAGAGGTCCTGGGGAGTCAGTCCATGGAAAGTTTTGAAACCCAGGAGGCCTGTCTTGCATTGGATACAGAGATAGTTAGGGAGCTGGTGTAGCTAGAGGAGGGCAGGGGCCCTGCTTTGGGAGGCTTGATCTATTGTACTTTCCCCTTTCTATTTGCATCCACCAAAGGgaaccagaaaaaaaacaacGCTCATCCAACAATGCATTGTACTTGGTGCAAATGTCAACCTGCCCAGGCTGCCTCCCTAGGGATATCCTCCCATCAACCTCTAGACACACTATTAACAGGCCTGTAACAGGACCCTTCCCTCTCTTTGCTCCAAAGTAGGCCCTAACACTACTTCTAAAGAAAGAATTAAATCTTGACTCAAAAGCAGGTAGAGACCTGAACACCAGACAGTCTCGGGAGTTGTTCAAGTGCTTCCTGCTAACAGCCCCAGTGGACTTTGCAGAGTTTAACTGCAACGATCCTCTGAAAAATGAAGGGAAGCAGAAGGTGGAGCTAAAATATTCACCTCTGTGTAAAACAGAATATCATAATCTCCCTAGCAAAGAAGCTGGGTGTGGGGTCATATTGCATCCAGTGCAACCTTAGAAGTGTGTAATGCTGGTTAAGGAGTGAGTATAAGCAGGACTCTCAGGAGGTGCAACGATAGTAGAACCTAACTTTTGCCCTCTCCTGGGGGTGAATGACCCCACTGATGCAGGGGATTGCAAATTCCATCCCCTTGTGCCAATAGTGTGAATATAGCCCTTGGGCTGTAGTATTCCCTGGAGGTATGATGAGCAGTTATGTTAACAGAATACAGATATTCTGTGGGTACAACGGAGCGATTGTATATCAGAGTAGCATTTTGTATAGTCAGAGTCTTGTACAAACAGTAATGAATCCTCACGAcaccccagggagggagggaagtaataatatccccattttacagagggagagaCTGAGACGTGGAGGATTGATGTGACTGCCCAAGATTGTGTAACAAGGCAAAGTCAGAGACAAGAGGAGAGCTCAGGGGTTCCTAGCCTCCACTCTTGTGCTCAGTTGATGGCTACTCCAGAGAGTATCTAACCATGATTTGTGAGCCAAGCATGTCTCACAAATAATGTATCTGTTTTCTGATGGTGGAAAGTTGTACATTCTACCACATCACTGGCTACTGAATAAGTCCTGCAATGTCGTTGACGTTGGTTCAAGAGGAGGATGGTGTCTTAAGTGTGGACAATGAAGAGGGATTGAAGAGATCAAAATCCAGTAAGCAAAATCCCTAAAAGTGAACTTGTGCTTGCTATTGCATTAGGCCCCGGTGCCATTGAGTAAGAATGTCATAAAAAAGACAATTTGATACACAGACCCAGGAGTTATCATACTGGATAAGACCAATGATTCAGCTAGTGCAGAGTCTATCTCCAACATTTGTGCGTCTCGCTGCTACAAAGGAAAGGGGAAGAACCCTGAAAGTtagcaattatggaataacttgcccaTAGAGGAAATTTCTCCCTAATCCTTCCagacagggtatgtctacagttcgagctgggagtgtgattcccagttcatcaagctagcacactaaaaatagagtaTAGCTGCGGCAGCATGAGCAGTGTGATAAGCTAGTGGCCCAGAGTACGTACCTACGTTCTTGGATGATATGTATATAGGGCAGCTAGCCCATCTCACCGCTCATGCTGCCATGGCTGAGGAATATGCCTAGGGTCTTGTATAGGTATGTACTTGGGGCGGCTAACCCCTCCTGGCATTCATGCTGCTGCAGCCACATTTTTAGCTCATGTAGCTAGTGccagtat encodes:
- the GCHFR gene encoding GTP cyclohydrolase 1 feedback regulatory protein, whose translation is MSSLQRDAQMLEIDSALAESLVLSSLVRRRVQASPCPLESSLVFSAPVWRQHTTPPSSPTPLRGSLRCGERLLPLQPGIERSQPWEKPRQHEGKEKAPAPLPPLRCAQSPRAIGCPGRGCGRGWPGCHVWEAKLGLEAEAEAERERWALDSTLGPGVAGIMPYVLISTQIRMEVGPTMVGDEHSDQHLMDYLGAIKRNMLGNHFWEYYVNDAPRIVLDKLEKYGYRVVSMTGVGQTLVWCLHKE